The DNA segment CTTACAGGCATCACTATCTACCAACATTAGCATGAACGAAAATGGTCTGGTGTATTCGTTGTCAGCCAttacgggctacagttcatggggtcgcagagtcggcaACGACTGaatacacacgcacgcacacactatGGGATGATGAAACTAAATTCCGGAAAAGCTTAGGTGGAAAACAAATGGTGGTTCGAGACCTGGAATATTTGTGTCCACTTAACTAGAAATATCCACATAACTAGGGCTACTACCTTCCCCTGAAAATAATCTTCAAGTAATGAAAACTGAGAAATCACATAGGTATAACTTCATATATTCAAGTGAGGGTGCCCTACCCAGCCAGCAGGAAGGGCATCTGTCCTGGGCCCCTCTTAACTTGGTATTCTGTTCCCGAATCCAGACGTCCCGGTTTACAGTTAATTAAAAATGTACACTAAAAATTGGTCTTACACGTGCCCGCggctgggggaaggagggagcgTTAACCACTTTGAACCAAACGTCTCCCTTTCCATACAAAGGCTGATTCCTGGGGAGGGAGACTCTCAATACTTATCTCAAGGTGCAGAATGTTGAATTCACCCCAAATTCCACGTGATTATAGGTCGTACGTTTCACAACGCCACTTAAACACGACTACCATAGCATCAGCGAGCAAAATTAGAATGTTGGAAAAGCCTAACACTTTCTGCCACGAGGAAAACCTGGAGTAAATAGCAAGGTAACAGTCCCTTTTCATTGTGTATGTGGGCGGCTCTGAAAAGAGCCTTTGGGGTTGAGGAGAAACGTCCAGACTCACGCCCTCTCCCCGCGGATGCGGCGGGCAAGCTGGATGTCCTTGGGCATGATGGTGACGCGCTTGGCGTGGATGGCACACAGGTTGGTGTCCTCGAAGAGCCCCACCAGATAGGCCTCGCACGCCTCCTGCAGCGCCATCACGGCCGAGCTCTGGAAGCGCAGGTCGGTCTTGAAGTCTTGCGCGATCTCGCGCACCAGCCGCTGGAACGGCAGCTTGCGGATCAGCAGCTCCGTGGACTTCTGGTAACGGCGGATCTCGCGCAAAGCTACCGTGCCGGGCCGGTAGCGGTGCGGCTTCTTCACGCCGCCGGTGGCCGGCGCGCTCTTGCGGGCCGCCTTGGTGGCGAGCTGTTTGCGCGGTGCCTTGCCGCCGGTAGACTTCCGAGCAGTCTGCTTAGTTCGAGCCATAGTGTCAGCAACTTTAACGAACGCCACCTAGCCACATATTTATAGAGCGAGTCAGAAGCTGATTGGACAAAAGGCGACCAAGTCTGTCCAATCGGTAATCGGACTGACTCAAGTCAGTGCTccttca comes from the Capricornis sumatraensis isolate serow.1 chromosome 22, serow.2, whole genome shotgun sequence genome and includes:
- the LOC138069316 gene encoding histone H3.1, translating into MARTKQTARKSTGGKAPRKQLATKAARKSAPATGGVKKPHRYRPGTVALREIRRYQKSTELLIRKLPFQRLVREIAQDFKTDLRFQSSAVMALQEACEAYLVGLFEDTNLCAIHAKRVTIMPKDIQLARRIRGERA